The Gordonia terrae genome contains the following window.
GTGCAGGTCGAATGCGTTGCCCGCGGCTACCTGACCGGCTCGGGCCTGCTCGACTACCAGGCGACCGGGTCGGTGTGCGGCGTCGAACTGCCGGCGGGACTGGCGGAGGCGAGCAAGCTCCCCGAACCGATCTTCACGCCGGCCACCAAGGCCGAGCAGGGTGAGCACGACGAGAACATCAGTTTCGAGCGGGTCGTCGAGCAGGAGGGGGAGGAGTTGGCGCAGGCGCTACGATCGGCCACCCTCGACATCTACGCCCGCGGCGCCGCCGTCGCCGCCCAGCGCGGAATCATCCTGGCCGACACCAAATTCGAGTTCGGCCGCGGGGCCGACGGTGAACTCGTCCTGGCCGATGAGGTGCTCACCCCCGACTCGTCGCGGTACTGGGAGGCCGCCACCTACGAGGCCGGCAAGGTGCAGCCCAGCTTCGACAAGCAGATCGTGCGGAACTGGCTCACCGGTGCCGAATCCGGGTGGGACCGGGCCTCCGATGTCGCGCCGCCG
Protein-coding sequences here:
- a CDS encoding phosphoribosylaminoimidazolesuccinocarboxamide synthase; translation: MRPELQSYRHLASGKVREIYEIDADTLLLVASDRISAYDHILSPAIPDKGRILTAMSFYWFDELGVPNHLAGGPTDERIPASVVGRSMVVRRLPMVQVECVARGYLTGSGLLDYQATGSVCGVELPAGLAEASKLPEPIFTPATKAEQGEHDENISFERVVEQEGEELAQALRSATLDIYARGAAVAAQRGIILADTKFEFGRGADGELVLADEVLTPDSSRYWEAATYEAGKVQPSFDKQIVRNWLTGAESGWDRASDVAPPPLPDDVVDRTRQRYIDAYEWISRKSFADWPDAEVI